A single genomic interval of Musa acuminata AAA Group cultivar baxijiao chromosome BXJ3-4, Cavendish_Baxijiao_AAA, whole genome shotgun sequence harbors:
- the LOC135635380 gene encoding transcription factor bHLH48-like, translated as MGPARCSGVGSGNSGAYTTEIAESLRFEEEIHSIVHPSLDSSPAAGGSFTALLGLPANQAVELLHETGPSEAPGSAAAPSPTGELWRLRLGEHAASPLHLPLGCSPTFPSNAALVERAARFSVFAAEDSPALSSGGGPSPRLKAEPLDSDSPPLLPMPTEKTQRPAKRKECEKSKAKGPAKKSKSAEETTAAAAKETAAENTDGEKLPYVHVRARRGQATDSHSLAERARREKINARMKLLQELVPGCSKITGTALVLDEIINHVQSLQRQVEFLSMRLAAVNPRIDFGGLDSFLSAECGPLATANGRGGVALDPALWSSHPVTANGARWLPQPQIRHVDVWPTQQSSTAWTRDGPAHPHALLNPGASLVGYDPASSVLLNTNQLKTEL; from the exons ATGGGGCCAGCGCGGTGCTCCGGCGTCGGATCTGGGAATTCCGGGGCCTATACGACGGAAATTGCGGAATCCTTACGCTTCGAGGAGGAGATCCACAGCATTGTCCACCCCAGCTTGGACTCCTCCCCCGCGGCTGGCGGCTCCTTCACTGCGCTCCTCGGCCTCCCAGCCAACCAAGCCGTGGAGCTCCTCCACGAGACGGGCCCCAGTGAGGCCCCCGGCTCTGCCGCGGCCCCCTCCCCTACCGGTGAGCTGTGGCGGCTCCGCCTCGGCGAGCACGCCGCCAGCCCCCTCCACCTTCCGCTTGGCTGCTCTCCCACCTTCCCCTCCAACGCTGCCCTCGTGGAGCGCGCCGCGAGGTTCTCCGTCTTCGCCGCCGAGGATTCACCGGCGTTGAGCTCCGGCGGCGGCCCTTCGCCACGGCTCAAGGCGGAGCCCCTCGACTCCGATTCCCCCCCTCTCCTCCCTATGCCTACCGAGAAGACTCAGCGGCCGGCAAAAAGGAAGGAGTGCGAGAAGAGCAAG GCGAAGGGACCCGCAAAGAAGAGCAAGAGCGCGGAGGAGACCACTGCCGCAGCAGCGAAGGAGACGGCGGCGGAGAACACCGATGGTGAGAAGCTCCCCTATGTTCACGTCCGTGCTCGCCGAGGCCAAGCCACCGATAGCCACAGCTTAGCTGAGAGA GCGCGGAGGGAAAAAATAAATGCAAGGATGAAGCTTCTCCAAGAATTAGTTCCCGGGTGCAGCAAG ATAACAGGTACGGCTTTGGTGCTGGATGAAATCATCAATCACGTACAGtcgcttcaaaggcaagttgag TTCCTGTCGATGAGATTAGCGGCCGTGAACCCGAGGATCGACTTTGGCGGCCTCGACAGCTTTTTATCGGCGGAG TGTGGACCGCTGGCGACGGCTAATGGGAGGGGAGGAGTGGCCTTGGATCCTGCGCTGTGGTCGTCGCACCCGGTAACGGCGAACGGAGCACGTTGGCTGCCGCAGCCGCAAATCCGGCACGTCGATGTCTGGCCAACTCAGCAGTCTTCGACGGCGTGGACGAGGGATGGACCCGCCCATCCGCACGCCCTCCTCAACCCCGGGGCTTCGCTCGTCGGCTACGATCCCGCCAGCTCCG TGTTGCTGAACACGAACCAGTTGAAGACGGAACTCTAA
- the LOC135636430 gene encoding zinc finger A20 and AN1 domain-containing stress-associated protein 8-like: FDVGDDDETRSEAGEEPILCINNCGFFGSVATGNMCSKCYNEFSTNNNVLAPSVCASSSSEPVEAKAKEGPNRCSTCKKRVGLTGFTCRCGNLFCSVHRYSDKHDCSFDYRSAAQNAIAKANPVVKPKKLDKICSSSGEAKAKEEPNRCSSCKKRVGLTGFTCRCGNLFCAAHRYSDKHACSFDYLRANQDAIAKANPVVKAKKLDEI, encoded by the exons TTTGATGTAGGAGATGATGATGAGACTAGAAGCGAAGCCGGGGAAGAGCCAATTCTCTGTATCAACAACTGTGGTTTCTTTGGAAGTGTGGCAACCGGAAATATGTGCTCCAAGTGCTACAATGAGTTCTCGACGAACAACAATGTTTTGGCACCATCGGTTTGTGCTTCGAGCTCAAGCGAGCCTGTAGAAGCGAAGGCAAAGGAGGGGCCAAACAGGTGCAGCACTTGCAAGAAACGGGTTGGTTTGACTGGTTTCACTTGTCGGTGTGGGAACCTCTTCTGCTCTGTGCATCGTTATTCGGATAAGCATGATTGCTCATTTGATTACCGGAGTGCGGCACAGAATGCAATCGCCAAAGCGAACCCTGTTGTTAAGCCTAAAAAGCTTGATAAGATAT GCTCGAGCTCTGGAGAAGCAAAGGCAAAGGAGGAGCCAAACAGGTGCAGCTCTTGCAAGAAACGGGTTGGTTTGACTGGTTTCACTTGTCGATGCGGGAATCTTTTCTGCGCCGCGCACCGCTACTCGGACAAGCACGCTTGCTCGTTCGATTACCTGAGGGCGAACCAGGACGCAATCGCCAAAGCAAACCCTGTTGTTAAGGCTAAAAAGCTTGATGAGATCTAG